From Amycolatopsis sp. WQ 127309:
CGTGCTGCTCCAGGGAAGGCAGGATCTCTTCGGTGAGGCGGCGTTCCGGCTCGCCCGGGTGCTCCAGGCGGACGCCGTACTGCCAGCACAGCAGGTTGCCCGGCCGGGTCGGGTCGCAGTCCAGCTCGCTGTTGACCGTGGGGTCCGCGGGCGAGCCGAAGACGGCCGCGACGCTGTCGATCACGCCCGTCAGCTCGCCGGCCAGGCGGTCCAGTTCGACGCTCATCGCAGCACACCTCCGTCGTTGAGGAACTCGACGCCGTTCTCCACGATGCCATGCGGGTCGAAGGTGCCGTCGGCGGTGGTCGGGCCGCCGGTGATGACGCGGTAGATGTTCGTCCACGACTCCGAACCCGGCTTGAGCACGTCGCTGTGCGACGACAGGCCCCACATCTCGTTGCCGGCCGCGTCGCGCCCGGTCTCCAGGTCGGTGACGCCGGGGAAGGTGTCCGGGTCGGCGCCGTGGCCGATGCCGGTCCACTCGAGGCCCCACGCGTTGCCCTGGGCGATCTGGATCGGGTCGAGCGGCGCGGTCATCGAGAACCGCTGCACGCCCGCCTGGCTCGCCGGCAGGTCGGCCGGCGACCAGACGCCGTGGCCCATGCCCGCCGACTCGACGTGCAGGACGCGGTCGACGTCGAGGCCCTGCGTCTCGGCCAGCCCGACCGTCGCGCCGCCGTAGCTGTGCCCGATCGCGGTGAGCGTGACGTCGGAACCGGCGTGGCTCGCGATCTCGCCGCGCAGGTCGTCGGTGAAGTGCTTGAGGTCCGGCGCCATCGTCTGGGCGTAGCTCGCGTCCGGCCCCTGCACCACCGGGTTCTGCGGGAAGACGCCGTCGGCCCAGACGACCATCGCGGTGCGCCCGGTCGGGTCTGCGGCCACCAGGCTGCGCCCGAGGCCGGCGTAGGCGTCGAAGTTGGACATCTGCGTGTTGACGCCGGGCACGAACAGCCCGACGTTGCGCGTCCCCAGCTCGATGTGCCCGACGAGCTCGGCGATCCGGCCGTTGCCCGACGGGTCGAACTTCAGGATCTGCCGGTTGTTCGCGAGGATGTCCTCGTACAGCTTGATCCGGGCCTGGGACGCCTTGATGTCGTCGGCGTCGGTCAACGAAGCGAGCCGCGAGCGCTCGGCGGTCAGCGCGTCGGTGACCTTCGTGCGGTTGGCCGCGATCGCCTGGCCCCACGCGCCGGTGTCGGCCGCGCCGCCGATCCCGGCGGGATTTCCGGCCGCCGGCAAGGGATCTTCGGGCATCAAGGCCCGGTACATCGCGGCGACCTGGGCGTCGGCCCGCCGGTACCCGGCCGCCGACTCGGTCAGTCCACTTTGGAGCTTCTTGGCGAGCGTGACGTCGCCGGAGAGCTTCGAGCCCAGCTCCGTCATCGTCTTCTCGAACGTCTTGGCCGCGGCCTTGGACGCGTTGACCTGCCCGAAGGCCGTGGCCGGCACCTTCTCACCCGCGACGGCGGACTGCGCCGAAGACAGCGCTTCCGCCCGCGTGCCGTACTCTCCCGCCGCCGTGTCGAGGCGAGCGGGGGCGACCCGGTAACCCGTGGCTGATCCCGTCACCGGGTCGCCTCCGTTCTTTTCCTAGTAGACGTCCGGCTCTTCGCCGATCACCGGCGGCGCGACCGGGGCGGACTGGCCCCAGACGTTCTCCGTCTCCACCAGCCAGGCCGGGATCCGGCGGCCGGACCCCATGTCCCCGCCGCCGCCCATGCCCATCGGCATCATGGGCATCATCGGCATCGCGCTCTTGGCGGCCGCCGCACCGGCGGCCCCGACCGCGCTGCCGGCCAGGCCGCTGAGCGCGTTGCCCGAGCCGCCGTCGCCGGCCAGCCCGGAGTGCGCCGCCGGGGCGTCCGCGCCGCCGCCGGCCGAAAGCCCGCCGGCTCCCCCGATGCCGCCGCCGATCGACGGCGCGTCACCCCCGCCGATCGGGATGCCGCCCCCGGCACCGCCTTCGACGCCGGCGCCGCCGCCGAGCTTCGTGCCGGGCGCCTCGTCCTTGTTCTCCTTGGG
This genomic window contains:
- a CDS encoding alpha/beta hydrolase, translated to MTGSATGYRVAPARLDTAAGEYGTRAEALSSAQSAVAGEKVPATAFGQVNASKAAAKTFEKTMTELGSKLSGDVTLAKKLQSGLTESAAGYRRADAQVAAMYRALMPEDPLPAAGNPAGIGGAADTGAWGQAIAANRTKVTDALTAERSRLASLTDADDIKASQARIKLYEDILANNRQILKFDPSGNGRIAELVGHIELGTRNVGLFVPGVNTQMSNFDAYAGLGRSLVAADPTGRTAMVVWADGVFPQNPVVQGPDASYAQTMAPDLKHFTDDLRGEIASHAGSDVTLTAIGHSYGGATVGLAETQGLDVDRVLHVESAGMGHGVWSPADLPASQAGVQRFSMTAPLDPIQIAQGNAWGLEWTGIGHGADPDTFPGVTDLETGRDAAGNEMWGLSSHSDVLKPGSESWTNIYRVITGGPTTADGTFDPHGIVENGVEFLNDGGVLR